TGATCTTCCTTCTCAACCGCGAGACGGGAGAGCCCATCGCCGAGGTGGAAGACAGGCCGGTGCCGCAGGGCGACCTCGAAGGGGAAACCTACAGTCCCACGCAGCCCTTCTCGGTCGGCATGCCGATGATCGGCAACGAGACGCTGACCGAGGCCGACATGTGGGGCGCAACGCCCTTCGACCAGTTGCTGTGCCGGATCGCCTACCGCGGCATGCGCGTCGACGGCATCTTCACCCCGCCGGGCCTCGACAAGTCGTTGCAGTTCCCCGGGTCGCTGGGCGGCATGAACTGGGGCGCGGTGTCCATCGATGCCACCACCGACCTGATGTATGTCAACGACATGCGGCTCGGCCTCGCCAACTACATGGTGCCGCGCGCCGACATACCGGCCGGCGCCAGCGGCATCGAGATGGGCGTGGTCCCGCAGGAGGGCACCCCGTTCGGCGCGATGCGCATGCGCTTCCTGTCGCCACTGGGTATTCCCTGCCAGAAGCCGCCTTTCGGCACCCTGTCGGCGATCGACCTGAAGACGCAGGAACTGGTGTGGCAGGTTCCGCTCGGCACGGTCGAGGATACCGGCCCGCTCGGCTTCGCGATGGGCCTGCCCATCCCGATCGGCATGCCGACGCTCGGCCCGTCGCTGGCCACGCATTCGGGCCTCGTCTTCTTCGCCGGCACCCAGGATTTCTACCTGCGGGCCTTCGACGGACGGACGGGCGCGGAATTGTGGAAGGGGCGCCTGCCCGTCGGCAGCCAGGGCGGCCCGATGAGCTACGTCTCACCCGCAAGCGGAAAGCAGTATGTCGTGGTGACTGCCGGGGGCGCGCGCCAGTCGCCCGAGCGCGGTGACTATGTGATCGCCTATACCCTTCCCTGACCCGATGGGAGCGTCATGGACTTCACCGAACGCGGATCCGGGGCCGGCACGCCCTCACAACTGGACAGGCTGCTGGGGCTGGCCGACGCGGCAGCGCCGGCGCGGACCGCCGTGGTGCATCCCGTCGACGCCGTCTCGCTGGAAGGGGCGGTCGAGGCGGCACGCATCGGCTTGATCGAGCCGGTGCTGATCGGCCCGGCGGGACGCATCGACAAGGCGGCCGCAGCGGCCGGCATCGACATCGCCGGGATCGAGCGCGTCGACGTCGAGCATAGTCATGCCGCGGCCGAGGCCGCCTGCGCCCTGGCGCGCGACGGTCGCGTGGAGGCCCTGATGAAGGGCAGCCTCCACACCGACGAGCTTCTGGGCGCGGTGGTGGACCGCGCCAAGGGCCTGCGCACCGATCGTCGCATGTCGCATGTCTTCATCATGGATGTTCCGACCTATCCGCGCCCGCTCTTCATTTCCGACGCGGCCATCAACATCGCACCGGACCTGGCCACCAAGGCCGATATCGTCCGCAATGCCATCGACTGCGCCCATGCGCTGGGCGTGCCCGAGCCGCGCGTCGCGGTGCTGGCCGCCGTGGAGACCGTTCACCCCAACATGCCGGCGACGCTGGACGCGGCGGCCCTGTGCAAGATGGCCGACCGTGGGCAGATCGAAGGCGCCATCATCGACGGGCCGCTCGCCTTCGACAACGCCGTCTCGCCGGAGGCGGCCGAGCGCAAGGGCATAAGGTCAGCCGTGGCGGGGCGCGCCGACATCCTGATCGTGCCGGATATCGAGGCCGGCAACATGATGGCCAAACAGCTCTTCTACCTTGCGGCGGCACAGTCGGCCGGGCTCGTGATGGGGGCGCGCGTACCGATCATGCTGACCAGCCGCGCCGACGGGCGGCGGTCGCGGCTGGCTTCGGCGGCGGCGGCGCTGCTTGTGGCGCGCCGTCAGAAAAGCATGCGCGCCGCCAAGCAGGATAGCCCCGCATGACCCGGTGGCTCGTGCTCAATGCCGGTTCGTCCAGCCTGAAATTCGCCCTCTATGCCGATGACGGAGACGAACGCCTGCGCGGCTCCGTTTCCGGCATCGGCCACCGGCCGCGCCTGCGCATCCGGTCGGCTGACGGCGAGACCGAGGAGGAGACCCTCGACAACGGGCCGATCGACATGGACGGCGCGGCCGAACTCGTCTTCGACCGGCTGGAAAAGGGCGCGCTCGGCAGCCAGGAGATTTCCGCCATCGGCCATCGCATCGTCCATGGCGGCCGGAGGCTGACGGGCCCGGCACGGCTGAACGGGCCGACGCTCGATTATCTGTCCACGCTGGAGCCTCTGGCCCCGCTGCACCAACCCTACAACCTCGCCATCGTCGCCGCCTCCGCCCGGCGCTTCCCGGGTGCGTTGCAGGTCGGCGCGTTCGATACGGCTTTCCATGCCGCGCGCCCGGCGGTGCAGAAGCTCTACGGCCTGCCCCGCTCCCTGATCGACGACGGCATCATCGCCTACGGCTTTCATGGCCTGTCTTTCGAAGCCATCGCAGACAGGCTGACGCAGCGTTTCGGGGCGGACGCCGGCGGGCGCGTCCTGGTGCTGCATCTCGGCAGCGGCTCCAGCCTCTGCGCCATGCAGGGCGGCCGCAGCGTGGCGACCACCATGGGGTTCTCGCCACTCGACGGGCCTGTCATGGCCACGCGGTGCGGGGCGATCGACCCCGGCGTCCTGCTGCACCTGGTGCTGCGACAGGGCATGGCGCCGGACGCGGTGGAGGAGATGCTGTACCGGCGCTCAGGCCTTGCCGGCCTTGCCGGCCTGTCCGGCGACATGCAGGAACTGATGGCCGCCGACACGCCGCAGGCCCGTGAGGCGCTGGACTATTTCGCGCTCACCGTGTGCCGCCAGATCGGCGCGCTGGCGGCTGCGCTGGAAGGCGTCGACCGCATCGTCTTCACGGCCGGTATCGGCGAAAACTCGCCCGCGGCGCGCTCCATGGTGGCCCGCCGCCTGGGCTGGCTGGGCATCAGCCTCGACGAAGCCGCCAATGAGGCCGGGTCCGAGGACATATCGTCAGGACAGGGGCCCGCATTGCACGTCGTCGCCACCGACGAGGAGCGGATGGTGGCCCGCGCCATCGCCGCCGTCATCGACGGCGCGTAGGCGCCGGTCGATCGCGCGTCCGCGCGTCCGCGCCCCGTCGACGGCGGTCTGCGCCTCGCCCAGCTTCTTCTGCACCTTGTCCAGCATGTCGCCGAACCGTGAAAACTCGGTCTTCACGCCGCCCAGCACCTGCCACACCTCGCTCGATCGCTCCTGTATGGCCAGCGAGCGGAACCCCATGCGCAGCGATGTCAGGAGCGCCATCAGCGTGGTCGGCCCGGTCACGATCACCCGGTTGTCGCGCTGCAGCTGGTCGATCAGGCCCGGTCTGCGCACGACTTCCGCGAACAGGCCCTCCGTGGGCAGGAACATGACGGCGAAGTCCGTTGTATGGGGCGGCTGGACATATTTGGCAGCGATGTCGGCCGCGGCCTTGCGGATGGCGCGGTCCAGCCCCTTGGCCGCCTCTTCGACTCCATCGGCGTCGCCGCGCTCCGAGGCATCGACCAGACGCTCGTAATCCTCGGTCGGCAGCTTCGCGTCGATCGGCAGCCAAACCGGCTCCGCGCCGTCTCCGGGCAGGCGGATGGCATACTCCACGCGCTGGCCGCTATGCGGACGCACCTCCACATTGGTGGCATACTGCTCGGGCGTCATCACCTGCTCCAGCGCCAGCCCAAGGGTCGCCTCGCCCCAGGTGCCGCGCGCCTTCACGTTGGAAAGTACACGCTTCAGGTCGCCGACGCCGGTGGCGATGGACTGCATTTCCCCGACCGACCGGAAGACCCGCTCCAGATTCTCGTTCACCGTGTTGAAGGACGCGCCGAGACGCTGCTCCAGCGTCCCCTGCAGCTTCTCGTCCACGGTCACGCGCATTTCTTCCAGCTTGGCGGCATTGTCCTGCCGCAGGCGGTCGAGCCGGCTCTCCAGGGTCTGGCGCAGCGCCTCCTGCCGGCGCTCATTGGCCTCGGACATTTCGTGCAGACGGCCGGCGACACCCTGCAAGCCGTCGGCCTGGCGTCGCGTCGCGCCGTCCAGCGTGGTCATGGTCTGCGTGCCGAGGCGGTGCAGCGAAGCCCCGACCTCCTCCCGAAGGTGCCGTGCATCCGCCCGCGTCTGCGCGGCGGAATGGGCGAAATCCTCCCGCATGGCGCTGAAGCCGGCCTGCGCGAAACTCTGGGTCTCCGACATGCGGGCATCGAGCTGATCCAGCCGGTCGATGATCTCGTCCCGGGCCGATCCGCCCCGCGCAACCCGCGATAACAGCCAGACTGAGAAGCACAGGTTGAGAATCGTCAAGGCCAGAAGCGAGGCCCGCAGGATCGTGTCGGTAAGCATGGGCCAGTCCTCGACTCGAGTCGCAATGATCTCCTTTTGTTCTCATTTCATGATGTCGGCCGTCAAGCCAGGCGCATCGCAGCGCCGATTCCCGAAACGGAATCAACGCCTCGCGCGGATCGGCGTCATGCAAACGCCACAGCAGACCGCGGCGATTCTGCCACAGGCCAGGCCCTGCGCAAAATTAGGCCAAATTTTTCAACAGCTTGTCGAAGGTCTGATTGAAACTTTTCTGTCATCTGCCGGGAAGTCCGGCACCGCGCGAGAGTCAAGCAAGGGGGCGCGAAATAAAGTCGAAATTTTCCTTGTCGTTTCGCGATGCCTCGAGCGGAAAACGAATCCGTTGAGGAATCAGCCCATTAATCAAATGGGCTACACTATGGCTTTGTCCTCAGCGCCACAGTGCCCGCGCCGCGACGACGTTTTCCACGATTCGAAGCTTGCCCCAAACTGTCGACATGCGTAGCTTCCATTCAGCGACAAGAGCTTGCGGAAACGAAGTGTGGGGACAACGCGTGTTTTCCAGAACAAAATTGGAAATCTGGTGTCCTTCTAGGTTCAGCACACCCCTCGCTTAAGCTCTCGCAATTCCCGATCTGGCAACCGCGCGTCTTTGCGGCGTTGCCGACCCGTGTTGTGTTGTCATTTACCTGCCCGGCAGATGCTGCCGCGGCCCATGGAGAGTATCGTCGTGACGAAGCCCTATAAGGACGATGTAACGGCCCGGCAGTGCTGGGACGACCTCGAAGCCGGGGGTGACGCATTCCTGATCGATGTCCGGACACTGGCCGAGTGGACCTATGTCGGCTTCCCGCTGCTGCCCGGTGCGGCAAGGGACCCGCTCTTCGTCGAGTGGCAGAGCTATCCGTCGA
This genomic window from Aureimonas sp. OT7 contains:
- the rmuC gene encoding DNA recombination protein RmuC, with protein sequence MLTDTILRASLLALTILNLCFSVWLLSRVARGGSARDEIIDRLDQLDARMSETQSFAQAGFSAMREDFAHSAAQTRADARHLREEVGASLHRLGTQTMTTLDGATRRQADGLQGVAGRLHEMSEANERRQEALRQTLESRLDRLRQDNAAKLEEMRVTVDEKLQGTLEQRLGASFNTVNENLERVFRSVGEMQSIATGVGDLKRVLSNVKARGTWGEATLGLALEQVMTPEQYATNVEVRPHSGQRVEYAIRLPGDGAEPVWLPIDAKLPTEDYERLVDASERGDADGVEEAAKGLDRAIRKAAADIAAKYVQPPHTTDFAVMFLPTEGLFAEVVRRPGLIDQLQRDNRVIVTGPTTLMALLTSLRMGFRSLAIQERSSEVWQVLGGVKTEFSRFGDMLDKVQKKLGEAQTAVDGARTRGRAIDRRLRAVDDGGDGAGHHPLLVGGDDVQCGPLS
- a CDS encoding acetate kinase; the encoded protein is MTRWLVLNAGSSSLKFALYADDGDERLRGSVSGIGHRPRLRIRSADGETEEETLDNGPIDMDGAAELVFDRLEKGALGSQEISAIGHRIVHGGRRLTGPARLNGPTLDYLSTLEPLAPLHQPYNLAIVAASARRFPGALQVGAFDTAFHAARPAVQKLYGLPRSLIDDGIIAYGFHGLSFEAIADRLTQRFGADAGGRVLVLHLGSGSSLCAMQGGRSVATTMGFSPLDGPVMATRCGAIDPGVLLHLVLRQGMAPDAVEEMLYRRSGLAGLAGLSGDMQELMAADTPQAREALDYFALTVCRQIGALAAALEGVDRIVFTAGIGENSPAARSMVARRLGWLGISLDEAANEAGSEDISSGQGPALHVVATDEERMVARAIAAVIDGA
- a CDS encoding bifunctional enoyl-CoA hydratase/phosphate acetyltransferase, translated to MDFTERGSGAGTPSQLDRLLGLADAAAPARTAVVHPVDAVSLEGAVEAARIGLIEPVLIGPAGRIDKAAAAAGIDIAGIERVDVEHSHAAAEAACALARDGRVEALMKGSLHTDELLGAVVDRAKGLRTDRRMSHVFIMDVPTYPRPLFISDAAINIAPDLATKADIVRNAIDCAHALGVPEPRVAVLAAVETVHPNMPATLDAAALCKMADRGQIEGAIIDGPLAFDNAVSPEAAERKGIRSAVAGRADILIVPDIEAGNMMAKQLFYLAAAQSAGLVMGARVPIMLTSRADGRRSRLASAAAALLVARRQKSMRAAKQDSPA